The Canis lupus baileyi chromosome 29, mCanLup2.hap1, whole genome shotgun sequence genome includes a region encoding these proteins:
- the LOC140621229 gene encoding thymosin beta-4-like: protein MSDKPDMAEIEKFKKSKLKKTETQEKNPLPSKETIEQEKQAGES, encoded by the coding sequence ATGTCTGACAAACCCGATATGgctgagattgagaaattcaAGAAGTcgaaattgaagaagacagaaaCGCAAGAGAAAAATCCACTGCCTTCGAAAGAAACGATTGAacaggagaagcaagcaggcGAATCGTAA